The following proteins come from a genomic window of Crassostrea angulata isolate pt1a10 chromosome 1, ASM2561291v2, whole genome shotgun sequence:
- the LOC128192868 gene encoding uncharacterized protein LOC128192868, which produces MGLYSSLADDVHRITTPRHDERRQLIMAEKKAKKKNGPRLELTKEMKADLREAFDVFDADGSGTIDASELKIALRALGFEPKKDEMKRLVAEIDTDGSGILDFDDFLTLMTKKMTEKDETEDLQKAFWLFDEDGTGKISRANLDRVAIELGYDPDKMQDELQEMIDGADRDGDGEAASKTKKPVRKSQFKLTAEQEADLRKVFDIFSKGGEESGYGTISAEDIKIAFRALGYEPKQEEIRQLISGVDKDGKGLLDFNDYLAIMTKKMTQKDDVEDLQKAFELLDRDGDGKINSGDLQSVAAELGYFTGTMAEDLQEMIDFADKDGDGVVSEREFLKFLKKTTFE; this is translated from the exons ATGGGACTCTACAGCTCTTTAGCTGACGACGTACATCGCATCACAA CGCCAAGGCATGACGAAAGACGCCAACTAATTATG GCGGAAAAGAAGGCGAAGAAGAAGAATGGCCCGCGTCTGGAGCTGACGAAGGAGATGAAGGCGGACCTGAGGGAGGCGTTCGATGTGTTCGATGCCGACGGGTCAGGGACGATCGACGCTAGTGAGCTTAAG aTTGCTTTGCGTGCTCTTGGGTTCGAACCTAAGAAAGATGAAATGAAGAGATTGGTCGCAGAGATAGATACCGATGGTTCAG gtaTTTTGGATTTCGATGACTTTCTGACGCTGATGACGAAGAAGATGACAGAGAAGGATGAGACAGAGGACCTACAGAAGGCCTTCTGGCTGTTTGATGAGGATGGCACCGGAAAAATCTCCCGCGCAAACCTCGACCGCGTCGCCATTGAACTTGGATACGACCCTGACAAAATGCAGGACGAACTTCAG GAAATGATTGATGGGGCAGACAGGGATGGGGACGGTGAG GCCGCCTCTAAAACAAAGAAACCAGTTCGAAAATCCCAATTTAAGCTAACTGCAGAACAAGAAGCCGACCTTCGGAAAGTCTTTGATATCTTTAGCAAAGGTGGCGAAGAAAGCGGATATGGTACGATCAGCGCTGAGGACATAAAG ATTGCTTTTCGAGCTCTTGGTTATGAACCAAAACAAGAAGAAATTAGACAGCTAATATCGGGAGTGGACAAGGATgggaaag GTTTGTTAGACTTTAATGATTATTTAGCGATTATGACGAAGAAAATGACACAGAAAGATGACGTAGAGGATCTGCAAAAAGCATTCGAGTTGCTGGATCGCGACGGAGACGGAAAAATCAATTCCGGAGATCTACAGTCGGTTGCTGCCGAACTTGGGTATTTTACAGGTACAATGGCCGAGGACCTACAG GAGATGATCGATTTCGCCGACAAGGATGGCGATGGTGTGGTCAGTGAGAGGGAGTTCCTCAAATTCCTAAAGAAAACAACTTTTGAATGA
- the LOC128185564 gene encoding prothoracicostatic peptides-like gives MLCHLEQLLLSCIVLCLVKVCASLKAQDEASVNDHDIVRRQAMGHSFGDELEGFDLDPKRVNNWNQFPAWGKRLSKRRWSSLGAWGKRSWLDRLISANNNWGKRWKSMSNSWGKRQAPSEFDGLGDDYINIKKRSVDSKSSHKSRNKRSIPTELSPEQNEEKRRWSSLSAWGKRSDDDEKRRWSSLSAWGKRSNPEAIYDNDSDNISKRKWSSFSSWGKRGDPVDLSKRLYSYWQNRLMTNNPWMERRGWNAFSSWGKRSMD, from the coding sequence ATGCTTTGCCATCTAGAGCAGCTGCTTCTCTCGTGTATAGTGCTATGCCTTGTTAAAGTTTGTGCTAGCCTAAAGGCACAAGATGAAGCCTCTGTCAATGACCACGACATTGTAAGGAGACAAGCAATGGGTCATAGTTTCGGTGATGAACTCGAAGGGTTTGATCTGGATCCGAAGAGAGTCAATAATTGGAATCAATTCCCGGCCTGGGGAAAAAGATTATCTAAACGCAGATGGTCTTCTCTGGGGGCCTGGGGAAAAAGGAGTTGGCTGGATCGACTTATCAGTGCAAACAATAACTGGGGTAAGCGATGGAAGTCCATGTCCAACTCATGGGGGAAACGCCAAGCCCCTTCGGAATTCGACGGTTTAGGCGACGATTATATTAACATTAAGAAGAGATCTGTCGACTCTAAATCCAGCCACAAGTCTAGGAACAAGCGATCGATACCTACCGAGCTGTCCCCCGAGCAAAATGAAGAAAAGAGAAGATGGTCGTCATTGTCGGCGTGGGGAAAAAGAAGCGACGATGACGAGAAGCGAAGATGGTCCTCTCTTTCAGCTTGGGGTAAAAGGAGTAACCCGGAAGCAATATATGACAATGATAGTGATAATATTTCAAAACGGAAGTGGTCAAGTTTCTCATCTTGGGGAAAACGCGGCGATCCCGTTGATTTGTCCAAAAGGCTTTACTCCTACTGGCAAAACCGCTTAATGACAAATAACCCATGGATGGAGCGAAGGGGATGGAATGCGTTTTCATCTTGGGGAAAGCGATCTATGGACTAA